In Candidatus Contubernalis alkalaceticus, the genomic window AATCTTTAAATCCTCATACTGCTCTAACCCCAGCTTGAGGTTTCTACCCATAAATCCATCAGCTCCAGTTACTAAGACGGTCTTCATAAGCTTCCCCCTTTTCCAGTTCCCTTTGAATAAACTCTAGAGACAACAGGATTTCTTTGATTTCCGGGATGGTGAGCCTCCGGGTATTATGGGAGGTATAGTCCTCCTGGCTGGAAAGCTGTTCTTTCCCTTCAATAAAGTATTTATTATAGTTTAAATCCCGGTTATCCGCCACCACCCGGTAATATCTGGTAAATTCCTGGGCCTTGCACAGCTCCTCCCGGGACAGCAGTGTTTCATAGAGCTTTTCCCCATGGCGGGTACCGATAATTTTGATTTCATTGTCCGCGTTAAACAGCTCTTTTAAAGCTAAAGCCAAATCACCGATGGTTGACGCCGGGGCTTTTTGGACAAATATGTCCCCCTGCTGACCGTGCTCAAAGGCATACAGCACCAGATCTACGGCATCATCTATAGACATTAAATAACGGGTCATATCCGGATCGGTTACAGTCAGGGGCTTCCCCTCTTTAACCTGGCTGACAAATAAGGGGATTACCGAACCCCTGGAAGCCATGACGTTTCCGTAACGGGTGCCGCACAGTATAGTTTTACCTTCACCGGCGCTTCGGGATTTGGCCACCATCAGTTTTTCCATCATGGCCTTGGAAATCCCCATGGCATTGACGGGAAAAACCGCCTTGTCGGTGCTCAGGACAATAACCCTTTTCACTTCGTTTAACAAGGCTGCGTTTAAAACGTTTTCAGTTCCTAAGATATTGGTCTTTACCGCTTCCATGGGGAAGAATTCACAGGAAGGCACCTGTTTTAGTGCCGCAGCGTGGAACACGTAATCTACCCCGTTCATGGCCATCATAACGCTGCTGCTGTTTCGTACATCCCCGATATAAAACTTAACTTTAGGATTGTTCAACCGAATACGCA contains:
- a CDS encoding polysaccharide biosynthesis protein, with product MFKGKILLITGGTGSFGNAVLRRFLDTDIKEIRIFSRDEKKQEDMRIRLNNPKVKFYIGDVRNSSSVMMAMNGVDYVFHAAALKQVPSCEFFPMEAVKTNILGTENVLNAALLNEVKRVIVLSTDKAVFPVNAMGISKAMMEKLMVAKSRSAGEGKTILCGTRYGNVMASRGSVIPLFVSQVKEGKPLTVTDPDMTRYLMSIDDAVDLVLYAFEHGQQGDIFVQKAPASTIGDLALALKELFNADNEIKIIGTRHGEKLYETLLSREELCKAQEFTRYYRVVADNRDLNYNKYFIEGKEQLSSQEDYTSHNTRRLTIPEIKEILLSLEFIQRELEKGEAYEDRLSNWS